The Streptomyces armeniacus genomic interval TACGGCAGCATCAGCAGGCCCTCGGCACCCGGCGGGAGTTCGGCGGCCTCCGCCGTCAGCGTGGCGTAGTCGGCGCCCGTCAGGTCGCGGAGCCAGCCGGTCACCGCACCGGAGGTGGCCATGCCGCCCGCGAGGCAGTACGTGTCCTCGAAGGCGCCCGCCGTCGACCAGAGGCGGCCGTCCGGTACGGGCTCGTCGACGACGTTCACGAGGAACATCGTCGTGCCGTACATGAGCATCAGGTCGCCCACGTTCGTCGCGCCGACCGCCGTCGACTCGGCCCAGGCGTCGACCGTTCCGGCCATCACGGGTGTGCCCGCCGGGATGCCGGTCGCCTCGGACGCGGCGGCCGTGACCTCGCCGACGGAGTCGGACGGCCAGACCAGTTCGGGCCACTCCAGCCCCGGCGCGATCTCCTCGCGCCAGTCCTCGATCCACTCCTCCTCGTCGAGGTCGTACAGCGGCGTGCACTGGCTGGCGGAGTGGTGGTCCAGGACGTACGCGCCGGTGAGCCGGTGCACGAGCCACGAGCTGGCCATGAACCAGCGCCGCGTCCGCTCGTACGTCTCCGGCTCGCGCTCCCGCAGCCACGCCAGCTTGGGGCCGACGGCCTGGCTGGTGAGCGGCGAACCGCAGCGCTCCAGCACGCGCATCCCGCCGTAACGGGCGGCCTGCGCGACGATCTGGTCGGACGCGCGGGTGTCCACGCCGTACAGGATCGCGCGCCGCAGCGGCGTGCCGTCGCGGTCGGTGGGCAGCAGGCACGGGCCGATGCCGCTGACGCAGACTCCGGCGAGGGCTCCCCTCCTGTCATCGCCCTCACCGGAGTCGGAACCGGAACCGGAACCGGCAGCGGCATCAGGACCGGCACCCAGCAACTCCCCGGCCAGCGCCCGGAAGTCGGCCCACCACACCTCCTCCGCGTCGTGCTCGACCCAGCCGGGCCGCGGCGTGTCCGTACGGTGCTCGCGGACGGCGGTGGCGACGACCTCACCGTCCACGGCACGCACGAGTACGCCCTTGGAGCTGGACGTGCCGATGTCGATGCCCAGCACCAGCGCTTCACGTTCAGGCATGACGCATCACTTGATCTTCCCGCTCATGTCGAACTGCTCGTAGATCTCGGCGGCGTTGTCGGACATGATCTCCTCGGTGGGCAGGACCTGCTTCTTCTTCACGTCCTTCCCCATCGCGATGTCCTGTGCCGCCTTCGCGGCCTCCTCCGCGCCCGTCGGGTAGAGGTACGTCGCCTCCAGCTTGTCCTGCTGTACGGCACGTATGCCGCCGCTCGGGATGGCGAGGCCGTCGATCCCGAGGAACTTCATGTCCTTGTCCTTGCCCGCCGACTTGGCGGCGAGCTGGGCGCCGAGTGCCATGTCGTCGTTGTGGCCGTAGACCAGGTCGAAGTCCTCGCCGCGCTGCAGCCACTGCTGCATGATCTTCGTGGCGTCGCCGCGCAGCCACTTGGCCTCGCGCTGCGCGCTGACCTCGATGTCGTGGCCCTTGATCGCGTCGGCGAAGCCCTTGTGCCGGTCGATCTGCGGCTGGGAGCTGAGCACACCGCGGAGTTCGGCGACCTTGCCGCCCTTCGGGAGGGCCTTGACGGCGCGTTCGCCGGCCTTCTTGCCGATCTCGTAGTTGTCGCCGCCGATGAAGGTGGAGTAGCAGTCGGTGTTCACGGTGCGGTCCAGCACGATCACGGGGATCTTCGCCTCGCACGCCTGGGTGACGGCGGGGGTGAGCGGGGCGGGCTCGTTGGGCGAGACGATCAGGATGTCGACCTTCTGCTGGATGAAGTTCTGCATCTGACTGACCTGCGTCGCGCTGTTCTGCTTCGCGTCGGCGATCGGCAGCAGCTTCAGCTTCGGGTACTTCTTGATGAAGTGCTTGAGCTGCAGGTTGAGTTGCGCGCGGTAGGGCTCGGCGTTGTTCGCCTGCGAGTAGCCGACGACGAACTCGTCCTGGTTCTTGTCCCCCGCGTCGCTCGCCTCCCCGGCCTCCGAGCTGCACCCCGCCGTGGCGGTGAGGGCGAGGACGGCGGCGGCTGCGACGGTGCCCACGGAATACGTACGCCTCATGCGATTTTCTCCTTCCTGCGGAACAGATCGGGACGTTGCAGCACCACCGCCAGTACGACGATCGAGCCCTTGATCACCAGCTGCCAGTTGTCGCTGACGGCGTTCAGTCCGAGCACGTTGTCGAGCAGCGTCAGGATCAGCGCGCCGACGAACGTGCCGACGATGGTCCCCTTGCCGCCCGCCAGCGAGGCGCCGCCGATGACCGCGGCGGCGATGGCGTCGAGTTCGTACGAGTTGCCCGCGAGCGGGTCGGCCGAGGCGCTGTACGCGGCGTCGATCGGCCCCGCGATGCCCGCGAGCATGCCGGACAGGGTGAAGACGGCGATGATGACGAAGGTGACGTTGATCCCGGAGAGCCGGGCCGCGGTCGGGTTGCCGCCGACCGCGTAGATGTGCCGTCCGAACGTCGAGCGCGACAGCATCAGATGGAACACGATGCAGACCACGACGAAGGCGAGCACCGGGAAGTAGATGCCCTCCTTGCCGACGAGCGGCAGCCAGGTGCCCTCGAAGACGTTGTTGCCCGGCGTCCCCAGCTTCTGGAACGCCTCCGACTCCGGGGTCAGCGTGCCGTCGGGCTTGGCGACCTGGGTGCCGACGGAGACGTTGTCGGACATCTCTCTGTCCAGGCCGCGGGCTATGGACAGCATGGCGAGCGTCATCACGAACGACTGGATGCGCAGGATGGAGGTGCCGATGCCGTTGATCAGCCCGAACGCGGCGCCCGCCAGCATGCACAGCGGGATGATCTGCCATACGGGCATCTGCTCGTTCACGAGCAGGAGCGCCGCCGCCATCGAGCAGAAGCCCATCAGGGAGCCGACGGACAGGTCGATGCCCGCGGTGAGGATCACCAGGGTGACGCCGACGGCGAGGATGCCGCGGGAGGAGAAGGCGCCGACCGCGTTGGTCAGGTTCGTCTCGTTGAGGAAGACGTCGCCCTTGGTGACGATGCCGATGAGGACGACGAGGACGAGTCCTATGTAGCCCTGGAGCGAGCCCAGCACCGGGAGGAACCGGCGGACGCGGGCCAGTGGCGTGGGTGCTGCTTCCTTCTCCGGTGGTGGTGCGTCGGTGAGCGTACCGGTCATGTGCCCTGAACCCCCGAGGTCCCGTCGTTGTCTTCCGTGCCGCTCTCGCCGTCCGGGACGGATTCGTCTGGGGGCGGCTCGTCCTGTACGGGCTCGTCCGCCGCGGGATCGTCCCGTACGGACCCATCCGCTACGGGCTCGTCCGCCGCCGGTTCATCCCGTACGGACGCATCCGCTACGGGCCCGTCCCGGACCGCCCCCTCCGCCAGGACCGCCTCCCGGGCCATCGCCGCCGTCAGCAGCGCCTCCTGCTCCGCGCGCGGGCCGTGTGCCGGGTCGCGGTGGAACTCCCCCGTCAGCCGCCCCTCGCACAGCACCAGCACCCGGTCGCACATGCCGATGAGCTCCGGCAGTTCGGACGACACCGCGAGGATGCCGGTCCCCTGCCGCGCCAACTCGTCCATCAGCGCGTGGATCTCGGCCTTCGCGCCGACGTCGATGCCGCGCGTCGGCTCGTCCATCAGCAGCAGACTGGGCTTGGTCAGCAGGCACTTGGCGAGGACGACCTTCTGCTGGTTGCCGCCGGACAGCTTGCCGACGATCGCGTTCAGCGAGGGTGTCTTGACCTTGAGGTTCCCGACCTGTTCCGCGACCGCCGCCCGTTCGCGGCGCCGGTCGACGGTGCGCCACGGGCGCCGGTACTGCGCCAGTGACGCCAGCGAGGTGTTGAAGCGGACGGTGTTGGCGAGTACGAGCGACTGCGCCTTGCGGTCCTCCGCGACCAGCGCCATCCCGTTCCGCAGGGCGTGCCCGGGGCTGCGCGGCCGGTACGGCTTCCCGTCCAGCGTGATGGTGCCGCGTACGCGCGCCGCGCCGTACGCGCCGAACAGCGCCTGCAGCACCTCCGTACGCCCCGCGCCCATCAGCCCGGCCAGGCCGACGATCTCCCCGGCCCGTACGGTCACGTCGATCCCGTGCAGCGCGCTGCCGCCCTCGGGCGCACAGCTCAACCCGGTGGCTTCAAGGCGTACGGGCCCGTCGCTGCGCTGCGCGCTGCCGCGCGGGTAGAGCTCGCCGAGCGAGCGGCCCACCATGAGCCGTACGAGCTCGGCGCGGTCGGTGCCGGTCATGGAGCGTTCGCCGACGAACTCGCCGTCCCGCAGCACCGTGACGGTGTCCGCGATCTCCTCCAGCTCCTCGAGCCGGTGGGAGATGTAGACGACTCCGACGCCATCCGCGGTCAGGTCGCGGATGACGTCGAAGAGCCGGCGGACCTCGGCGTCGGCGAGCGCCGAAGTCGGCTCGTCCATGACAAGCAGACGGACGTTGAGGTTGAGCGCCTTGGCGACCTCGATGAGCTGCTGCTCGGCGATACGGCAGTGCTTGACGGGCCGGCGCGGCGGCACCTCAAGGCCCAGCCGGGCGAGGAGTTCGGCCGCGCGCCGGTCCATGGCCTTGCGGTCGACGGTGCCGCGTACGGTGCGGGGCTCGCGGCCGAGGAAGATGTTCTCGGCCGCGGTCAGCTCCGGCACCAGGTTGAGCTCCTGGTGGATCATGCCGATGCCGTGCGCCTGCGCCGCCTTGGGCGAGTGGATCTGTACGGGCTTGCCGTCGCACTCGATGACGCCCTCGTAGTCGGCGTGGACGCCGGCGAGGATGTTCATGAGGGTGGACTTGCCGGCGCCGTTCTCGCCGAGCAGGGCCACCACTTCGCCGGCGTGCACGGTGAGGCGTACGCCCTTGAGCGCGCGTACGCCCGGAAAGCTCTTGGCGATGTCGCGCATCGCCAGCAGCGGCGCCGGCGCGGGCGCGGACGCCCCCGAGGCCGGCGCCGGCGCGGGCTCCGGCGCCCCCGACGCGGGCTCCGGCGCCAACTCCGTTGGTGGCGCCGGTTCCCCCTGGTCCCGCTCGTCTGTCATGCGGCGTCCCCGAACCCGTCGTAGCGGATGCCCAGCTGGCGGCAGACGGCGCGCAGTTCGGCGACGTAGTCGCCGGGCACGGCGTGCAGGTGGTTGGAGCCGAACTTGGTGAGGAACTCCTCGGCCTCGCAGTTCAGCGACGCGAAGGCGTGCGGCCACTCCCAGGTGGAGGCGCGCATCATGCGCTCGTTGGTGGCGTCGTCGTACGTCTCCAGGTTTCCGCGCATGACGTGCATGCGGTACGCGCTGTCCTCACGCGTGAGCCGGGCGAACGTCATCTCGCCGGGCGCCGCGAGGTGCTGTACGGAGGCGCCGCCCGCGGGGAAGTAGAAAACCTCGGGGAAGAGGTTGACGTGCCGCAGGTTCTCCGCCGGGTCGTCGGAGCGGGCGGCGTACCAGGTGGCGTGCTGCCCGGAGTTGCACAGGTCCCAGACGTCCTTGTCGCCGTGGTAGTGCCGGATGTCGGCGAACAGCACCGGGTCGCCCGAGAGCAGCTTCAGCAGCTGCATCGTCATGGCGGCGTCCATGTCGGCCTCGGTGGAGGTGACATGGGTGGGCTTGGGGCCCTCCCAGTCGTACGGGTCGTTGAGGAACGCCTCCGCGATGTCCATCGTGCAGAAGTTCGCGGTGAGTTCGGGCTGGCCCTTGATGCCGGAGAAGTCGAGGTTCCACTCGTCGATCAGCTCGCGCATCGCGTAGTAGGTGCGGATCTGGCGCTCGAGCAGCTCCGGGGTGAGGCGGTCGCCGTCGTAGTGCACGCCGGCGGCGTGCTTCTCGAGCCAGGCGCGCGCCTGGCTGACGCGCGACTGCTCGGCGTTCTCACTCCGGCGTACGATCTCCCACTGGTCGATCTCCTCGACGTCGACGCCGAAGACCTTCATCCACTGGTCGGTGTTGGCGGTGGCGGTGTACATCCCCATCGGCCGCCCGCCGATCCGCCCGAACGTGGAGCCGCGCAGGCCCTGTACGGCGGCCCCGGCCCGTACGTGGGTGAGGATCCGCTCCTGCACCGCCGGGTCGTCGAGGTCGCCCCAGGCGCGTGCGTGGGTGCGGCCGAGCTGGTCGAGCGCGCCGCCGCCGGCGAGCATGCCGACCATGCCGGGGAACTGCGGGTCGATGTTCGCGACGAGCAGCAGCGGGCCGGGCGTGGCCTCCGCGGCGAGCGCGGTGAAGTGCGGGAACGTCCACACGGAGTGGTGCATGATCGTGATGTCCGGGTGGTGGTCGGCCACCCAGCGGGCCTGCGAGGTCGCCAGGGTGTTGCTGGTGATCTGCTCGGGGGCGGTGATCACCTCGTGCCCGGCGTTCCGCAGCACGGTGGCGAGCTGGGTCGCGGCCCGTCCGACGTGCTCGGTGACGTCCCGCTGGACGTAGTCGCGGCCGTCGGAAATCGGGAGCAGACCGATGCGTGCCATGGGGGGTCCTCCATGTGTGTCGTGCCGAAATGCGGTGCGTACGGCAGGTGGTGCGGGGTTGGTGCGGGTACTGCGGTGGTGCCGGTTGGTGCCGGTCGGGTGGTGCGTGTGAAGCGGCCCGGGCCGCCCGTCACTTCAGCCCGGA includes:
- a CDS encoding FGGY-family carbohydrate kinase gives rise to the protein MPEREALVLGIDIGTSSSKGVLVRAVDGEVVATAVREHRTDTPRPGWVEHDAEEVWWADFRALAGELLGAGPDAAAGSGSGSDSGEGDDRRGALAGVCVSGIGPCLLPTDRDGTPLRRAILYGVDTRASDQIVAQAARYGGMRVLERCGSPLTSQAVGPKLAWLREREPETYERTRRWFMASSWLVHRLTGAYVLDHHSASQCTPLYDLDEEEWIEDWREEIAPGLEWPELVWPSDSVGEVTAAASEATGIPAGTPVMAGTVDAWAESTAVGATNVGDLMLMYGTTMFLVNVVDEPVPDGRLWSTAGAFEDTYCLAGGMATSGAVTGWLRDLTGADYATLTAEAAELPPGAEGLLMLPYFAGERTPVFDADARGVVAGLTLRHGRAHLYRAALEATAFGVRHNLTTMSEAGGDLRRLIAVGGGARELWTQIVSDVTGREQNIPRHTIGAAYGDAFLAALGAGLARREDIEVWNPTESVVTPDPEHGKTYDELYRHYLALYPATLEVTHALAARQHADAGGPDAGSDSGPGSDSDPGSEPG
- a CDS encoding substrate-binding domain-containing protein, with the translated sequence MRRTYSVGTVAAAAVLALTATAGCSSEAGEASDAGDKNQDEFVVGYSQANNAEPYRAQLNLQLKHFIKKYPKLKLLPIADAKQNSATQVSQMQNFIQQKVDILIVSPNEPAPLTPAVTQACEAKIPVIVLDRTVNTDCYSTFIGGDNYEIGKKAGERAVKALPKGGKVAELRGVLSSQPQIDRHKGFADAIKGHDIEVSAQREAKWLRGDATKIMQQWLQRGEDFDLVYGHNDDMALGAQLAAKSAGKDKDMKFLGIDGLAIPSGGIRAVQQDKLEATYLYPTGAEEAAKAAQDIAMGKDVKKKQVLPTEEIMSDNAAEIYEQFDMSGKIK
- a CDS encoding ABC transporter permease, translated to MTGTLTDAPPPEKEAAPTPLARVRRFLPVLGSLQGYIGLVLVVLIGIVTKGDVFLNETNLTNAVGAFSSRGILAVGVTLVILTAGIDLSVGSLMGFCSMAAALLLVNEQMPVWQIIPLCMLAGAAFGLINGIGTSILRIQSFVMTLAMLSIARGLDREMSDNVSVGTQVAKPDGTLTPESEAFQKLGTPGNNVFEGTWLPLVGKEGIYFPVLAFVVVCIVFHLMLSRSTFGRHIYAVGGNPTAARLSGINVTFVIIAVFTLSGMLAGIAGPIDAAYSASADPLAGNSYELDAIAAAVIGGASLAGGKGTIVGTFVGALILTLLDNVLGLNAVSDNWQLVIKGSIVVLAVVLQRPDLFRRKEKIA
- a CDS encoding sugar ABC transporter ATP-binding protein, with amino-acid sequence MTDERDQGEPAPPTELAPEPASGAPEPAPAPASGASAPAPAPLLAMRDIAKSFPGVRALKGVRLTVHAGEVVALLGENGAGKSTLMNILAGVHADYEGVIECDGKPVQIHSPKAAQAHGIGMIHQELNLVPELTAAENIFLGREPRTVRGTVDRKAMDRRAAELLARLGLEVPPRRPVKHCRIAEQQLIEVAKALNLNVRLLVMDEPTSALADAEVRRLFDVIRDLTADGVGVVYISHRLEELEEIADTVTVLRDGEFVGERSMTGTDRAELVRLMVGRSLGELYPRGSAQRSDGPVRLEATGLSCAPEGGSALHGIDVTVRAGEIVGLAGLMGAGRTEVLQALFGAYGAARVRGTITLDGKPYRPRSPGHALRNGMALVAEDRKAQSLVLANTVRFNTSLASLAQYRRPWRTVDRRRERAAVAEQVGNLKVKTPSLNAIVGKLSGGNQQKVVLAKCLLTKPSLLLMDEPTRGIDVGAKAEIHALMDELARQGTGILAVSSELPELIGMCDRVLVLCEGRLTGEFHRDPAHGPRAEQEALLTAAMAREAVLAEGAVRDGPVADASVRDEPAADEPVADGSVRDDPAADEPVQDEPPPDESVPDGESGTEDNDGTSGVQGT
- a CDS encoding L-fucose/L-arabinose isomerase family protein, translating into MARIGLLPISDGRDYVQRDVTEHVGRAATQLATVLRNAGHEVITAPEQITSNTLATSQARWVADHHPDITIMHHSVWTFPHFTALAAEATPGPLLLVANIDPQFPGMVGMLAGGGALDQLGRTHARAWGDLDDPAVQERILTHVRAGAAVQGLRGSTFGRIGGRPMGMYTATANTDQWMKVFGVDVEEIDQWEIVRRSENAEQSRVSQARAWLEKHAAGVHYDGDRLTPELLERQIRTYYAMRELIDEWNLDFSGIKGQPELTANFCTMDIAEAFLNDPYDWEGPKPTHVTSTEADMDAAMTMQLLKLLSGDPVLFADIRHYHGDKDVWDLCNSGQHATWYAARSDDPAENLRHVNLFPEVFYFPAGGASVQHLAAPGEMTFARLTREDSAYRMHVMRGNLETYDDATNERMMRASTWEWPHAFASLNCEAEEFLTKFGSNHLHAVPGDYVAELRAVCRQLGIRYDGFGDAA